The following DNA comes from Tunturibacter psychrotolerans.
CTTACCTCATGAACAAACCCTAGACTTCTTTTTCTTATATGGGTTAACTCTTTTAAATGTGTAGGTTATGCGGGAGCTTAGGCTCTGCTAAATAAAGCAACCGATAAATTGAAGGGTACATCTATTTAGTGTTACGTTATTTTTACGTTAGGTTTAGAGAACGATCACCCCCAGGGGGAACCTTGACTAGCGACGAAGTGTCTTTGAGGGGAATGAAGTTCGAGTCGGTGCTGCAGGCAAATGTTCCCAAGGGCAGAGATGGGAAGCACAAGGAGATCATCACGCAGTTGTTGAGCGATATCGCTCAGTTGGCTCCGGGAAGCGCGCTGAAGATTCCGTTGGCGGAGTTGCCGGACTCGAAGGAGAATGTTCGGTCGGCACTGAGCCGCGCGGCGCGGCAGCACCAGATCGACCTTGCTACTTCGAGCAATGATGAGTTTTTGTTTGTCTGGAAGACGGATAAGTAAATTTCTGCTGTAAACGCGGATACTTTTGAATGCTTTGTCCTGCCGGACGGGGCCCACTTCGCGTGGGGCGGTCACTTCGTGACAGGTATATCCCTTCGGGTGGCGCTCCCGTTGGTCGCGAGCTGGTTAGTAGGGGTTGGGTTGGTTGCTTAAGATCTCTTTGCCGCCGCTTTGCGCGATGAAATGGATTTTGCCCGGTAAGGTGGGGACGGGTTGGGAGAGATCCTGCCAAAGGAAGATGCGGCGGGGTTCCAGCCACTTGAGTTTGAGCGAAAGCGCGTCCTCGAAGATGGGTGGGGCGTCGGGAAAGAAAGATCCGTACCAGAGGTTCGAGCTGCGGCCGTCGAGGATGTGAAGGTCGTTGCGGTGGAGGTAGAAGCCTAGGGTGCTGGCGGCTTCGTACTCGCCGTGGATGACGATGAGGTCGTTGGGTTTTAGTTCGGGTTCAATGGCGGCGGCTAGCTGGCGGGAGCTTAGGACGGGCGAGAAGATTTGGAGGCCGATGTGGGCGGCTAGCAGGAAGGCGAAGGTGGCGGCGGCGAGGCAGAGGTTTGCGGCGTGGGGTTGGTAGTTGCGGCGGAGAAGCCAGCTGGCGAGGGGGCCGGCGAAGAGTGCGATGGCGGTGAGGATTAGCGGATTGCGGAAGGCTCCCATGGCCTGGGCGTTGAGATCGAGGAAGTGGCCGAAGGAGAGGGCGTAGTCGCCGGGATTTTGTTTGAGGAGTGAGGCGAGGTCGGTGCCCGGGATGGGAGTGTGGGAGTGGAGGAGAAAGAATCCTGCGGTGAGGGCGGCTAGGGAACCGAGGATTAGCAGGACGGTTGAGATGCGCTGGCCGGAGCGGACGAGGAGGTTGGGGACGGTGAAGGACTCGGCTTCAGTGGCTTCGTCATTGAGCCATGCGGCGATGAGGAGGATCATGCCGGGGAGCGCGGGGAGGACGTAGTACTCCTGCCGGGTGGAGAGGGAGAAGAAAAGGACGGGGATGATGGCCCAGAGGCCGAGGAGGAGGCGGGTGCCTTCTGCGGTTGTGAGGGTGCGGATGGAGACTAGGGGGCGGAAGGCTTTGCGCCAAGGGACGGTGGCGAGGGCGCGGTAGAGGAAGGCGCTCCAGGGCATGAGCCAGATGAGGATGAGTCCCCAGAAGAGGAGGAGGGGGACGGTGTCGTAGTCGCGGGGGACACGGAGGTTGAGGTAGCGGAGGAGCTGCTCGTTGACGAAGTAGAACCAGAGCCAGCCGTGGACGTTGCCGTCGGTGGGGAGGGGGACGGACCAGTGGCCGTGGGAGAAGGTGAGAGCGCCTGGATGGCCCTGGGTGGGGTTGGCTTGGGCTATGAGGATGTGCCAGGGGGCGGCGATGAGGAGGAAGACGATGGTGCTGGAGATGGGGTGGAGTTGGCGGATGCGTTTTATGACGCCGCTAAGATTGCGGCGGGTGAGGATCAAGTGGGCGACGACGATGAGGATTGGGAAGACGATGCCGATGAGGCCCTTGGTGAGGACGTTAAGGGCGCAGCAGGCGGCGAAGAGCCAGCAGAGGGTTGGGCCGGGGTGGGCGCGCTGGACGGGGTCTGTTTCGGTGATCCAGTAGAAGAAGAGGGCGAGGGTGAGCCAGAGGCAGACGTCTGCGTCAGGTAGGAGGATGCGGGTGAAGATGAAGATGCCGAAGCTGGAGAGGGCGATGAGACCGGCGTAGAGGCCGGCTCGAGTTGAGAAAGCGCGGCGAGCGAAGGCTTCGAGGATGAGGGCGAGGGAGAGAACGGTGAGTGCGATGGGGAGGCGCGCGGCGGCGGTGTTGACGCCGAAAAGTTTGAAGCTGAGGGCCATGCTCCAGTAGAGGATGGGGGCCTTTTCGAGGTAGCGGATGCCGTTGGCGTAGAGGGTGACCCAGTCGTTGCGTTGCAGCATCTCGCGGGCGACCTCGGCGTGGACGGAGTCGGCGTCGTCGAGGAGCGGGGGGACGAAGAGGGTGAGGGTTGCGTAGAAGAGGAGCCAGAGGATGAAGAGGATGAGGCGGTTTTTTCGGGCATTCGTGCCAGAGGTTCTTATGGAGACCAGGAAGGGTTCATCGGAGGAGGCCGCGCACATAGGTTGGCGTTAGTCTACGCGAGCTTGGGATGGCTCACCTGTTCTGTTGAGTGGCGGTGAGCTGCCTGTTGCGCAGGAGGTTGCGCTGTTCGCGGCATCGGTCGAGAGCCTGAGTGACCTCGAGATTGAGTGGGGGACGCTCGTCCCAGGGAGCGCGGGGTGATTGGAGGCGAAAGGCTAGTTCTGTGCAGACAGAGAGGTGTGCGGAGGGTGTATCAAGTTGGGCGAGAGTGCCGAAGGCGATGAGGTAGCGTTCGCGCGACCAGTTTTGGCGAAGACCTGTCTCGAGGGTGCTGATGGAGCGATCATATTCTGCGAGGAGAGAAGTTGGAGTGGCGAGTGGTGTGGGTGGATTTGGGGGAGTGGGTTGGTTCTGGGAGTGGGCAATGGGCAGACAAGCAGCGAAGGCGATTGGAAGAAGACGACTTGGCTTCGTCATAGGCATAGGAGCTTAGTGTGTGCTTTCCTCTTTGAGACTCTCTATAGTTGAACCTGGATAGTGACCAGTCGATGAAGGTGCCGGTTTATTTTTTGGAGGTAACGCGGTGAGGTCGAGCGAGCCTGTGGAGATCGCGGGGCCGCCGACGGAGCTGATCTTTGGGGATTGGTATCCGGCGCTGCGTGCGGGGGAGCTGCGAGAGGGCAAGACGGCGAAGGCTCTGCTGCTCGGGGTTCCGCTGCTGCTGGGGAGGAAGACGGGTGGCAGGCTGTTTGCGATGCGGGATCTCTGTCCGCATCGGGGGATTCCGCTTTCGGCTGGATGGTTCGATGGGGAGACGGTGACGTGCAAGTATCACGGGTGGCGGTTTGAACCTTGCAGCGGACAGTGCAGGGAGATTCCTTCGCTGACGAGTCACGAGACGCTGGACCCGACGAAGATTTATGCGAGTGCGTTTCCTTGTGAGGAGCGCGATGGGTTTGCGTGGGTGTATCTGCCTGCGCCGGGGACGGGGCGGGTGGGTGAGGCGCTACCTGCGGTGCCGGAGGTGCCGAAGTTTTCGGCGAAGTTTCGCAGTGCGCACCTGGTGGCGGAGCTGCCTTGCAATGTCGATCATGGGATTATCGGGTTGATGGATCCGGCGCATGGGCCGTTTGTGCATCAGGCTTGGTGGTGGCGGAGCAAGGCGAGTATTCATGAGAAGACGAAGCACTTTGAGCCATTGAACGATGACGAAAATGGCGGGAGGAATGCTGGGTTTCGGATGTCGTCGCATGCTCCTAGTGCGAACTCGGCGCCTTATAAGTTGCTCGGAGTTTATGGCGAGCCGATTACGACCACGATTGATTTTGTGCTGCCGAATCGGAGGTACGAGACGATACGGGCTGGGGAGAAGTGGTTTTCGAGTCTGACCACGGTGACGCCGGTTACGCCTTCGACTTGCAGGATTGATGTGATGGCGGCTTGGAATGTTTTTTACCATGTGCCATTTGTAACTTCGATTGCTACGTTTTTTGGGGCGCGGTTTGTAAGGCAGGATCAGCAGACGATGGTGGAGCAGGCGGAGGGGTTGCGGTTTCATCCGGGGCTGATGCTGATCGATGATGCGGATAAGCCGGCGAAGTGGTACTTCGCTTTGAAGCAGGCGCGGCTGAAGGGGACGGGGGAGCATCCGCTGAGTGGTCCGGTTACGCTGCACTGGCGGAGTTAACTATTTTTTAGGATTGTGTCCTGCCGGACGGGCTCCCTGCGCGGGAGGCGGTCACTTCGTGACTTGTGTACCCTTTTTGGGTTGTTGAACGGCCTTGGGCCTCCCGTTGGTCGGCGGTTAGTCCGTGGTTCGCGCTATGGCTGCTCGGAGGGCCGGGATACCACCGTGATTGACGGCCCCGTGGCCGCAGGCGAAGCGCTCTATGGGGAAGCTTAGAAGCTTGTTGGCGGAGGCTATTGCGGTGGTTTTGCTCCAGGTGCCTACGTTCGGGAAGAACCATGGGGGATAGCCGCTGACGGTGACATGGCCGAGGCTTGCGACGGCGTCTCCGGCATAGAGGGTGCCGTCGCGCTGATCGAGGAAGGCTAGATGGCCGGGGATGTGGCCGGGAGTTTCGATGACGAGGAGCGAGCCGTAGAGTTCGCCTTCGGTGAGGAGGCGTGTGGGGCGCGCGTCGATGCCGGGGAGGCCGCCGCGGATCTCTTCGGTGGACTCGCCCGGTTGGAGAGATTTGTCGGGTGGTTTTTGCAGCAGAGGGAGAGAGCGGGCGTTGGAGGTGAACTCGACTTGCGTTGTGCCTAGTTTCGCGAGGAGGGCATCGACGGAGCCGACGTGGTCGACGTGGGCGTGGGTGAGGAGGATGCGGCGGATGGGAGCGCCGAGAGTGCGAGCGGCTGCGAGGATGTCGTCGGCGGAGTTGGAGAGGTTGGCGTCGATAAGGGTGAAGCCGTCGGTCTCGCGGACGAGATAGCAGTTGACGAGGCCGAAGCGGGTGAGCTGATAAGCGTTGGCGGTGACCGGGGTAGTCTTCATTCGTGGTTGGATGCTCCGATGACAGTTTACGCAGGAACGGCGGGATGGCTGATTCCGCTCAGACGTGGGAGCGAGCGGCTGAGCATGTAACTTGGATGTTTGATTGATGGGCTTTTCTGACATAGTATGTTCCCGCATCCCCAATAAGGCCCCGATTTCAAAGGGATCGTTGTCGCAGCGAAGGTCTCCAGCACTTTGTCAGGCTTGTTTGTGCTTTGTCGTTCCGTTGTCTCAATACGAAAGTCCCGTGATCTAAGGAGAACTGATGCGGTGTATTTTCAGGTCGTGCTCTGCTTTGTGGGTTGTTGTTTTATCTTCCTTGTTCCTAGTCGATGCGGCTGGGCGGTGCGAGACAGCGCAGCAGATGACGCCGCTGCTGCTCGCGGTGCAAGACGCGCCGGTGCCTTTCAAAGGCTCGGATGGGCTTGTGCATCTGGTGTATGAGTTGTGGCTGACGAACGTTTCGAGCGGCGAGGCTCGGGTGGAAGAGGTTGAGGTCTCCGGTGATGGAGGGGTGTTGCAGAAGCTTGATTCGAGTGCTGTGTCACATCGTCTGCAGCCGGCTGGGCTTCGCGAATCCTCGGGAGTGCTTGCGAAGGGGTCGGTGTCAGAACTTTTTCTGAATGTTGTTTTGCCGGCGGGCACTGCAATTCCAAAGCAGCTTTCGCACAAGATTAAAGCGCATTTCGACGCAGCGCCTCCGGGGAGTCAGGATTTCGCTGAGAGTGGTGGCGTGACGGTGCCGGATCGTCAGCCTGTGGCGCAGATCGGCGCTCCGCTGCGAGGGGATCGCTACGTCTCGGCTGACTCTTGTTGCGATGCGACGCGTCATACACGGGCGGCGCTGCCGATTAATGGACGCGTGTACGTGGCCCAGCGGTACGCCGTTGATTGGGAGCAGATGGATGAGAAGGGGCGCATCTATTCGGGGCCTCGCGAGAAGCTGGAGAGCTATACGATCTTCGGCAAACCGGTGTATTCAGTGGCGAATGGCGTGGTGGCGGTTGTCGTCACAGGACAGCCTGAACAGGTTCCGGGAAAATATCCGACGAATATTTCGATTGAGCAGGCGGATGGGAACTCGGTGATTGTCGATATTGGACAACATCATTTCGCGCTGTATGCGCATATGCAGTCGGAGAGTATTCGTGTACGTCCGGGCGATAGAGTGACGGCTGGGCAGGTGATTGGATTAGTGGGAAATTCAGGCAACTCGGTCGCTCCGCATCTGCACTTTCATGTGATGAGTTCGGAGTTGTCGCTGGCGTCGAATGGATTGCCTTATCAGATCGATGAGTTCAAGATCACAGGCGCGACGTTGGGTACGAAGGCCTTCGATGAGGCAGAGGAGAAAGGGGAACCAATTACGGTCACCCCTGTTTCGCCTCCGCGTGTGGTGAAGGATTCGCTACCGCTTGATCAGTTGATTATTTCGTTGACGCCCCGGTGACGGCTAGAAGATGCTGACGCCTTCTTCGATGACGAGCTGGTCGACTTTGATGTTCATGATCTCGCCTAGTTTTTTGAAGCCGTCTTTCCACTCGTCGGTCCAGTAGTTTGTGTCGCTGCGGCGGAGGAGATCGTTCCAGATGTTCTGGGCCTGCCAGATGTTTACTTCGAAGGGCATCGTGTGGATGGTCTCGGCGATTTCAAGGGCGGTGGTGAGGGCGTCGGCGGCGGAGAGGTCGCCTTCGGCGGCGGCTTCGAGGCTAATCATGGCGCGCTTCATGCGTTGACCGGTGGTGTAGCTGAGGAGCGAGGTGTTGAGCTCGATCTGGTCGGCTGCGGCTCGGGTGAGAAGACTTTCGATGACTGCGGTGTCGAAGGCGTCTGATTCGATGGCTCGGCGCAGGCTAGCGTTGATAGCGAAGCGGGCGGCGGTGGCGAGTGCGGGTGGGGCGGTCATGCCGGATTCGGTGAGGAAGTGGAGGAGCGAGGCGTGGTCTTCGTAGATCTTGCGGAGCGAATCCTCCATCTCGGAGAGGGTCTGGTTGAGGATGCTGTTGAGGATGCGGTGCTGCTCGTCGGCGAAGAGCGAGGTGAGGGAGTAGGCGGTCTCGTCGAAGAAGCGATCGATGAGGCGGATGACTTCGGGGAGGTTTGCGCGGCGGATGGCGGTGCTGATGTGGGTGGAGAAGGTGGCGAAGGCTTCGACTTCGGCGGGGTCGGTGGAGTTATAGGCTTTGACGGCGGCGGAGAGGTTTTGATCGCCGAGATGGAGGACGGCGAAGCAGAGCTCCTCGCTCTCTTCGGTGATGCGGGAGTAGATGAGCGCGCGGCCAAGGGCGACGCGGCCGCGGCCGGAGTTGAAGACTTCCTGGCTTTCGCGGTGGACGTCGAAGCAGAAGAGCTCGCCGTGTTCGGGATAAGAGCGGAAGATGGAGCTGATGGCGTAGTGGGCGCCGACCTGCTCGAGGCCGATCTTCATGTTGGTGACGTAGCGGCGATAAACTTCTGCGCCGTCACCCATCTCCGGGACGTTGCTTTTGGCTCGCGCGAGGCGGGTGAGGAACTCGGCTTCGAGAGCTGCACCGTCGGGGCCGAAGAGCTTGGCGGCGAGCTGGAGGACGCGGCCTGCGTAGGCGACGATCTGGATGGTTTCGATGCCGGAGATCTCGTCGAAGAACCAGCCGCAGCTGGTGTACATAAGCTGCGTGTGGCGTTCAAGCTCGAGGAGTTCGAGGGCGGCGACGCGTTCGTTTTCGCTGAGGGGACGAATCGCGTGATCGGCGAAGAATTTGATGATGGTGGCGGGTGAGCGATCGAGGACGACCTGGATGTAAGCGTCGCGGGTGGTCCAGAGATCCTTGAAGAAGGACTTGGAGAGCTGTTCGGCGAGAGGCGCGGTGGCGTCGCGTAGGTAGTCGAGGGACTCGCGCAGGGGGGCGCGCCACTCCTGATTCCATCCGGCCTTGCCGCCGTTGCAGCCGCAGTTGGAGCGCCAGCGTTCGATGCCATGGGCGCAGGACCAGGAGGTGTCTTCGGCTACTTCCGCCTCCCACTTGGGCGGGAATTTCTCGAGGAACTCGCCGTAGTTGGTGAGCTTGGCCTTGCCGCCTTCTTCGATCCAATGCATGGCGTAGGAGAGAGCCATCTCGCCGTGTTTGTGATGGTGACCGTAGCTCTCGCCGTCGGTGGCGACGTGGGAGAGTTGGGCGATCTCGGGGTCGCCGGGAGAGGCGGGGTGAAAGCCTGCGAGGAGGCGGCTGCCGAAGTTTTCGCCGCTGTTGAGGAGGCCCTCGAAGGCGATGGCGCGGGAGCTGGGTCCATCGTAGAAGAAGACGGCGATGGTGCGGCCTTCGTCGAGCTTAACGAGATAGGGATGGGTGGGGTCTACGTTGGCGTTGGGGGTCTGGATCCAGGCGTCTTCGAGGGGAGCGGATTTCGCTGCTGCGACGGGGTCGAGGTCGGGCTTGGAGGTGGTGGTGGCGGGGGGCTCGAGACGGCGGATGCGGGCGCACTGGAGGGGAGCGAGGATGGTGAATTTGATGCCCTCCTGTGCCATGAGATCGAGGACGCTGCGATTGACGGCGGTCTCGGCGAGCCACATGCCTTCGGGCTTATGGCCGAATCGGTGTTCGAAGTCGGCGATGCCCCAGCGGATCTGCGTGATGGCGTCGCGGCGACTGGCGAGTGGCATGATGATGTGGTTGTAGACCTGGGCGACTGCGGATCCGTGGCCGCTGTAATGCTGGGCGCTGACTTTGTCGGCATCGACGATCATGCGGTAGGTGCGGGGGGCTTTGTCTGCGAGCCAGCTGAGGAGGGTGGGGCCGAAGTTGAAGCTCATCCGCGCGTAGTTGTTCATGATGCGGATGATCTCGTCCTGCTTGTTGGTGATGCGGGAGGCGCCGTTGGGGGCGTAACACTCGGCGGTGATGCGGTCATTCCAGTCGTGGTAGGGGGCGGCGGAGTCCTGGACTTCGACGGTTTCGAGCCAGGGGTTCTCCCGGGGCGGCTGATAAAAGTGGCCGTGAATACAGACGAAGCGAGGCGCTTCGGCGGCGGCGGAAACATCGATCGCAGATTTCTTTCTCGGCGCTTGCCTGGATTGAATCTTTTGCTTGGTCATGTGTGGCTCAAGATTTCTGGCGGTCATGCCTGTAGGATGCGAGCTTTCTGATCTGTGGGCCCGACGCTAAGTTTCTCAGATTCTAGAGCAGATAGGTGAGGGGTGACAGGGGGGCCGAGACTCTCGTAACGTGAGAGCGCCCAGAGCGAAAAGGGCAGGGTCGAGACAGAGAGGTAAAAGAACGCGTATCGCAACATATAGGAGTAGAGGGCGAAGGTGGCAACAAACGGCGCAAGGAGGATGAAGGTCGCCACGCTGAAGAAGAGGAAGAGGCGGGGGAGATTCATGGGAATGAAAAAAGAGAGACAACTAACGAGAATCGCCAGCAGAGGAAGGGTGATTTGAGGATGGACGGCGTGGGGGATGTAACGCAGCTTGAGTGCGTTTTGCTGAAGTTGTTCGAGGAGCTTGGGAAGTGGATGAGGGACGAAGGTGGGGAGAGTGACAGCGCAGGCCGCTAGAAGAACCAGGGCGAAAAGCATAGCGGTGCGGATTCGGGAGGTCCGTTGCGAGGTGAGAGCCAGGAGGGGAATCAGGATAAGGGCGTAGATGATGCGGGAGGAGAGTGTGATCCCGAGGAAGAGTGCGGCTGGGACAGAGGCGTAGATAGAGGTTTTAAGAGAGCTGTAGAAGAGGGCGACGGCGATTGTGACGTAGAAGAAGTTGGTGAGGTAGTCGCCGCCTGAGGTGAAGTCGCTGAGATGTGCTGGTGCCAAGAGTAGAAAGAGAGTGAGGAAGAGGAGAGCGGTTGCGCGGAAACGGAAGAAGCGCAGGGTGAAGGCGAAGAACAGAGCGAGCCAGAGGAAGTTCTGCCAGGCGACGTGTCCGATTGCGAAGAAGGGGGCGGCAAACAGCATAGCCCCGGGTAGAGGGGTGGGTGGATTCCCGAGGAAGGTTCGGGTGGCGTAGGGGTACTGGTGGTGATGGACTGCGTTTAGTTCTATGCGGAGAGCGTCTTCGCGGTCGCCGCCGCGATTGAGTGTGTGCTTGAGTGAGATGGGGTAGAGCACCGCGAAGGCCGCTGTAAGGAGGAGAAAGAGAAGGAGAAACCAGCCGAGGCCGATCTGAAGATGCCTCCGGTTGGTGCGGTCGAGCCAGAACATCGCGAGAACGATGCCGATACAACCAAGTGCGATGGCAGCGGCTGCCTTGGTGTGTGAGAGATACTTCCAGAGCGGAGCGGCTGAAGTGAGCGTCCATGCCGCGCAGAGACTCACGATCAGAAGGGCTCGATGGAGCGACTGATTCTGAGGCTTGCTGTTATCTAATGCGATCTTGCTCGATGCGGTCACCGTGGGGTGCCCTGCTTTTTCACGGCGAGATCGCAGGCTCGCCAGAGATACCAACTCGCTACCGAACACCAGGGCTGCCATTTCTTTGCGCGGCGGTGCATGACGTCGGGTTTGGGGAGGTCCATGGGTGTGACTTTGTCGGCGGGTTTGAGTTTGCCGAAGGTGAGGGCGAAGCCTTTGCGGACGCCGTAGTCGTCGACGGGGAGGACGTTGGGACGGCCCAGGCGGAAGATCAACAGCATTTCGACGGTCCAGCGACCGATGCCGCGGACTTGGACGAGGTGCTCGATGATGGCTTCGTCGGACATGCGGCGGATGCGGGCGAGGGTGGGGACGGTGCCGTCGAGGGTTTTGGCGGCGAGGTCGCGGAGGGCGAGGGATTTGTTGTGGGAGAGGCCGGCGGCGCGGAGCTGCTCGTTGGGGCAGTCGAGGAGATGCTGGGCGGCGAAGTGCTGGTTGCCGGTGATTGGGTAGAAGCTTTCGAGCAGGCGGCGGTGGATGGTGGCGGCGGCTTTACCGTGTAGTTGCTGATAGATGATGCTCTCGACGAGGGCTTCGAAGGGGGATTGCGTGCTGGAGACGCTGAGCTTGAAAGGACCGGCGCGCTCGATGAGCTTGCCCAATTTGGGATCAGAGGTGGAGAGATCGAGCAGGGCTTGTGCGGTGTCGTAGCGCGGAGGACGTGGCGTGTGGAACGGACGCGGCATGACACTGACGGTATCGCAGGAGGGGCGATAAAGTCTTGTGCGCGATTAGCAGAATTCGGACTAACTTGGTTTGCATTTACAACTTCGATACGTTTCGGGCAGGGTAGATGTTGTATTCGTTTTCAGCCGATGAACAAGCATGCACGAGATGTTGTATCGGCAGTCGCGAGGCGGGTTCGATAATCGGATGTTGCAGGAAGAAAATCAGTTGCGAGTTATTGCAGATGAGTTGAGACATTCTTTTCCACTGCTATACTCTGAGTTTCGAGACAGAAATTTTTTCGGGGCACCTCCGATTGCGGACGCTCCAGCCGCCGGAGTATGCATCGCCCGGTAAATTTGATAGCAGCAGTACTAACCCTTGACAGCAACTTCTCAACCCTTAGCTCAGGTAATGCAGAGGAAGCAGGAACGCACTCATGGCGCAAGTTTTTGACCGCAGTTCGAACGCGCTGGCTCGATTCAGCCTTGTATTGACGGGCGTAATCGTCATCGCGCTCGGCGTAACCCTGGACCAGCTACAGCGATCACCGTGGGTGACGCGGCAGGGCCAGCGGCCGGATCAGCCGATACCGTTCAGCCACAAGCACCACGTTGAGGGACTTGGCCTGCAGTGCCAGTACTGCCATACGCAGGTGGAGAAGGCCGCGTATGCCGGTATTCCTCCGACGAAGACTTGTATTAATTGCCATGCGCAGATCTGGACCAATGCCGAGCTGCTTGAGCCGGTGCGACAGAGCTGGGCGACGGGCGCGTCGATTCAGTGGATCCGGGTGCATGATCTGCCGGACTACGTTTACTTCAACCATGAGATTCACGTGAATAAAGGTATTGGTTGCGCGAGTTGTCATGGACGCGTGGACCAGATGCCGTTGATGTATCAGCAGAACACGCTGCAGATGGAGTGGTGCTTGAACTGCCATCGCAATCCGGCGGTGAACCTGCGGCCAACCAGCGAGATCTACAACATGGCGTGGGCTGGACCTTCGAACGACAAGCCGGTGTGGTGTACAAGCACGGGCGTCGGAGCGGCTGGATCTGGTCCGACGGCGCAGAATGTAAGCTGCACGACGACCAATCCTTCCGGCAAGGGGCCTGAGGTGGCGATGCTGCAGATGAACACCGAGTTGAATGGGCCGACGTCGAGCGATGTCCCGCCAATGGGGATCACGATGCCGGCGAGCTATCAGAAGTTTACGAACCAGATGGACCTTGGCAGATACCTGACTACTCAGTACCACATCCGCAATCCGGAGCAGCTGTCGAGTTGCGAGACGTGCCACCGATGATGAAGACGACTGGGAATGGAACTGAAGACACGATGGCTGAGATGAAAGCACCGGCAGGACAACCCGTAGTGGTCACGCAGATTGCTCCGGCGAAGATGACGCTGGCTGAAGTTCATGCCAAGTTGGACGGCAAGACGGGGCGGCGCTTCTGGAAGAATCTGGATGAGCTGGCGGAGACGCCGGCGTTCCATGAGTTGATGAAGGAAGAGTTTCCACGACAGGCTGGCGCAGGCGAGTGGGTCGATGCGGTGAGCCGGCGTGGATTTCTGAAGGTAATGGGCGCGTCGCTGGCGTTGGCAGGGCTGGCTGGTTGTACGAAGCAGCCGGATGAGCCGATCTTTCCTTACATCAAGCAGCCAGAGGATCTGATTCTCGGCAAGGCGATGTACTTTGCGACGGCTTACCCGTTCCCGACGGGTGCAATTCCGGTGCTGATTAAGTCGGATTCGTTCCGGCCGATCAAGGTCGATGGCAATCCCGAACACCCGATGTCGAAGGGTAAGTCGGACGCGTTTACGCAGGCGACGCTGCTTGATCTATATGATCCCGATCGGTCGCAGCATGTTCTGCATCGTGGCCAGGTGTCTTCATGGGGCGAGTTTCAGCAGGCGTTTGCGACCGCTGCGAAGAAGACTTCAGGCGGACAGGGTATTTATTTCCTAAGCGAGACGATTACCTCGCCGACGCTCGCGGCCCAGTGGAAGCAGGTGCAGGCGGCGTACCCGCAGGCAAAGCTGGCGCAGTGGGAGCCGGTGAACCAGGACTCCTCGCGTGCGGCTTCGAAGGCGGCGTTCGGCAGCTACACCGATGCGCAATACAAGCTCGAAGAGGCGGATGTTATTCTTTCGCTCGATGCGGATTTCCTGGGTGGGATTGGCCATCCGGGGTTCCTGCCGCTGGCGGCTGGATATGCCGAACGGCATCGGTACGAAGAAGGCAAGCCGATGAACCGGCTGTATG
Coding sequences within:
- a CDS encoding DNA-3-methyladenine glycosylase family protein; amino-acid sequence: MPRPFHTPRPPRYDTAQALLDLSTSDPKLGKLIERAGPFKLSVSSTQSPFEALVESIIYQQLHGKAAATIHRRLLESFYPITGNQHFAAQHLLDCPNEQLRAAGLSHNKSLALRDLAAKTLDGTVPTLARIRRMSDEAIIEHLVQVRGIGRWTVEMLLIFRLGRPNVLPVDDYGVRKGFALTFGKLKPADKVTPMDLPKPDVMHRRAKKWQPWCSVASWYLWRACDLAVKKQGTPR
- a CDS encoding cytochrome c3 family protein — its product is MAQVFDRSSNALARFSLVLTGVIVIALGVTLDQLQRSPWVTRQGQRPDQPIPFSHKHHVEGLGLQCQYCHTQVEKAAYAGIPPTKTCINCHAQIWTNAELLEPVRQSWATGASIQWIRVHDLPDYVYFNHEIHVNKGIGCASCHGRVDQMPLMYQQNTLQMEWCLNCHRNPAVNLRPTSEIYNMAWAGPSNDKPVWCTSTGVGAAGSGPTAQNVSCTTTNPSGKGPEVAMLQMNTELNGPTSSDVPPMGITMPASYQKFTNQMDLGRYLTTQYHIRNPEQLSSCETCHR